The Longimicrobium sp. genome segment CCGTTGGGCACGGTCGTATCGTGCCCTACGGCGCGCGCAGCCCGGCCCGGAGCGCAGCGGAGGGACATGCCCAAACCCGGAAGTCGCAGTTCGGCAGTCTCCGGAATCACGGACGCAAAAAAGGGCCGGGGACGGCGCGAACGCCGCCCCCGGCCCTCCTCGATCGACGCTCGCCGCGCTACTCGTCGTCGTTGCCTTCCAGGTCGTACTTGGCCAGCATGCGGTGGATCGTCTTGCGGTCGATCCCCGCCGTGCGCGCCGCCTGCGAGATGTTGCCGTTGTGGCGCTTCAGCAGGTCGCGCAGGTACTCCTTCTCGAAGTCGGCGATGGCGTCGTTCTTGGCGTCGTGGAACGGCAGGTCGGCGCTGTACGGGGTCGCCGCCTTCCCGTTGGCGGCGCGCCGCTGCGACAGCTCCTCGGGCATGTCCTCGGGGAGGATCTCCTGCCCCGGCAGGCACATCGACACGATGCGCTCCACCACGTTCTGCAGCTCGCGCACGTTCCCCGGCCAGTCGTAGTCCACCAGCACCCGGAGCGCGTCGGCGCTGAAGCGCAGGTTCTGCCGCTCGTACTCCTGCGCGTAGCGGCGGAGGAAGTGCTGCGCCAGCGCCGGGATGTCCTCGCGCCGCTGGCGCAGCGGCGGCAGCTTCACCGGCACCACGTTCAGCCGGTAGAGCAGGTCCTGCCGCAGGTTGCCGTCGCGCACCGCGGCTTCCGGATCGCGGTTGGTGGCCGAGATCCAGCGCACATCGATGGGGATCTCCACCTCGCCGCCCACCCGGCGGATGCGCCGCTCCTGGATCACGCGCAGGAGCTTGGCCTGCAGCTCCATGCTCATCTCCGAGATCTCGTCCATGAAGAAGCTGCCGCCGCTGGCCACCTCCAGCAGCCCCCGCCGCTGCTGGTCGGCGCCCGTGAACGAGCCCTTCTCGTGCCCGAACAGCTCGCTCTCCAGCAGGTGATCGGGGAGCGCCGCGCAGTTGATGGCCATGAACGGCCGCGCCGAGCGCCGGCTGTTGGCGTGGATCGCCCGCGCGATCAGCTCCTTCCCCGTCCCGCTCTCGCCCGAGATGAACACGCTGGCGTCGGTGGGCGCCACGCGGCTGACCACCGAGAACACCTTCTGGATGGTGTCGCTGGTGCCGATGATGTTCTCGAAGCTGTAGTGCTTCTTGAGCTGGTCGCGCAGCTGCGCGTTGTCGCGCACCAGCTTCACCTGCTGGGCCGCCCGCCCGATCAGGATGCGCAGCTGCGTGGCCGTGAACGGCTTGGGGATGTAGTCGTACGCCCCCGCGCGGATCGCCTCCACGCTCGAGTCCACCGTGGCGAAGCCGGTGATCATCACCACCAGCGTCTCCGGCGCGTTCTTCTTGATCTCCTTGAGCAGCGCCAGCCCGTCCATGTCCGGCAGCATCAGGTCGGTCAGGACGATGTCGGGGCGGTGCCGCCGCACCACGTCGAGCGCGTTCTTGCCGCGCCCCTCGGTGTGCACGGTGTAGCCCTCGCTGGAGAGGATCTGGCCGCAGCTCTTCACCAGCAGCTCCTCGTCGTCGACGATGAGCACGGTGATGGGGACGTCGGGCTGCTCGGATTCGCTCATGGGAGTACGGGGGGTGGCGCCGAAGTGCCGGCTGGGTGCCCGGATGGGGACAGGCGCTGCCGCCTGCGGAATGGTGTGGACGCCGATGCCGCAACCGCCGGGGCACGCCGTCCGCAGCTTGGGGAGAATATGTCACACCCGCGGCGCGAGCGCCATGGTCATGAACACGACGCCCGTCGCGGTCGGCGCACGGCGCGCGCAAGTGCCTGTCAGCTCACGTGATCGGACGAAGACGGCGCCTGCGTCCGCCGTGACCCGCCGGCGGGTTCGGAGCCCGTCGCCCGCCGTTCCCGCCGCCGCCGCCCGCCCGGGAGGTCGCCGTCGGCCGTTCGCGCCGGGGCGCGGGTTCGATAGATCGCCCCTTCGGAGCGGGCCGGAGCGACCGTCGCCAGGCCGCCTGGACCTCGCGTGCCCCACCTCCCGCGCGCGGCCGTGGCGGGCGTGACCGCGCGCGGGATCACAAACCCTTGTTGAGGAACGGCCCGCCAGCGTAATATTCGGCTCTACCGGGACAAGTCCGCCCTGATTCGTCGCGAGCCCGCCTCCGCGCGCGGGCCGCCGTCCACCGTGCGCGTCCGCCCCGGCGGCGCGGCTCGCCTCCCCCGCATCCGGACCCGACCGCCCCATGCACCCCGTCGCCGCGCCGCTCGCCGCCGCTCTCGGCATGCACACGCGGCTGTACCTCAACTGCCTGGAGGGCGTGGACGACGAGGAGGCCGGCCGGCGCCCCGGCGAGCGGACCAACAGCCTGGCCTTCCTGGCCCTGCACCTGGTGGACTCGCGCCACTTCGCGGCCCGCCTGCTGGGCGTGGAGACGGTGGCGAACCCGTTCGCGGCGCTCCTGGAAGGCGTCTCCGGGATCGACGGGCTTGCCCGGCTCCCCCCGCTGGCGGAGATTCGTACCGCGTGGAGCGAGGTCTCCGCCGCGCTCGAGGCCCGGCTGGGCGCGCTCACCGCGGACGAGCTCGGCGCCCCCTCGCCCCAGCGCTTCCCGCTGGACGACCCCAGCGTGGCCGGGGCGCTCGCCTTCCTGGTCACCCACGACGCGTACCACGTGGGGCAGATGGCGCTCATCCGGAAGTACCTGGGCCACGCGCCGATGCGCTACACCTGAAGAGACCCGCCGCCCGTGGACCGTCTCCCCGCCGCGCTCGCCGAAGCCCCGCCCGAGTTCCACTCGGTGCAGGGGGGCGACCTCGAGCGCTTCCTGCAGCGCCAGAAGGCCTCTCCCGGGCTCCCCAGCGAGGTGGACCTGGAGCTGCAGCTGCGCACCATCCTGGAGAAGGCCCGCGAGCTGGTCCCCTCCGAGTCGGGCGCCATCCTCCTGGACGACCCCCTCCAGAAGGTGGACGACCGCGCGAAGAACGTGCTCTGCTTCGTCACCGCCTTCGGCCCCGGCGCGGCCACGCTCCCCGGCACCCGCGTCCCCGCCGCGCGCGGCGTGGCGGGGAAGGTCTACCGCACCGGCCACCCGTACCGGGCCGACGCCGTCTCCGCCGACGCCGTCTTCGCGCGCGAGGCGGCCGAAGGCGACGAGCGCCACTCCGTGCTGGCCGCCCCGATCGCCATCGGCGGCGCCGTGTGCGGCGTCATCGAGCTGATCGACCGCCCCGGCGGCGCCGCCTTCACCGAGCGCGACCTGGCGCTCCTGGAGATCTTCGCCGGCTACACCTCGTCCACCCTGCAGAACGCGCTCGACGCCAAGCGCGCCAACGAGCTGGCCCGCCGCGACGACCTCACCGGCCTGGCCAACGACCGCTGGCTGCACCACCGCCTGGTGGAGATGATCGCCGAGGCCGACCAGGCGGGCCGGCCCTGCTGCCTGGTCTTCTTCGACCTGGACCGCTTCAAGGGCGTCAACGACACCTACGGCCACCTGGCCGGCAGCCAGGTGCTGCGCGAGGTGGGCTTCCTGCTGCGCCGCACGGTCGACCGCGAGGGCGTGATCCTGGCCCGCTACGGCGGCGACGAGTTCGTGGCCGGGCTCCCGAACACCGGCCTGGACGAGGCGGTGGAGATCGCCGAGCGGATCCGCGCGGCCATCGAGGGCGGCACCTACATCGAGCGCGACCACGGCCCCGAGCTACGGGCGCTGCACCTCACCGGCGCCATCTCCGCCTCGCTGGGCGTGGCCGAGTACGTCCCCGGGCACTCCTCGGCCCCCGCGCACGTCAAGGAGCAGAGCCTCCTGCACCG includes the following:
- a CDS encoding sensor domain-containing diguanylate cyclase, which produces MDRLPAALAEAPPEFHSVQGGDLERFLQRQKASPGLPSEVDLELQLRTILEKARELVPSESGAILLDDPLQKVDDRAKNVLCFVTAFGPGAATLPGTRVPAARGVAGKVYRTGHPYRADAVSADAVFAREAAEGDERHSVLAAPIAIGGAVCGVIELIDRPGGAAFTERDLALLEIFAGYTSSTLQNALDAKRANELARRDDLTGLANDRWLHHRLVEMIAEADQAGRPCCLVFFDLDRFKGVNDTYGHLAGSQVLREVGFLLRRTVDREGVILARYGGDEFVAGLPNTGLDEAVEIAERIRAAIEGGTYIERDHGPELRALHLTGAISASLGVAEYVPGHSSAPAHVKEQSLLHRADTAMYAAKAAGKNRVCVDAG
- a CDS encoding sigma-54 dependent transcriptional regulator, whose translation is MSESEQPDVPITVLIVDDEELLVKSCGQILSSEGYTVHTEGRGKNALDVVRRHRPDIVLTDLMLPDMDGLALLKEIKKNAPETLVVMITGFATVDSSVEAIRAGAYDYIPKPFTATQLRILIGRAAQQVKLVRDNAQLRDQLKKHYSFENIIGTSDTIQKVFSVVSRVAPTDASVFISGESGTGKELIARAIHANSRRSARPFMAINCAALPDHLLESELFGHEKGSFTGADQQRRGLLEVASGGSFFMDEISEMSMELQAKLLRVIQERRIRRVGGEVEIPIDVRWISATNRDPEAAVRDGNLRQDLLYRLNVVPVKLPPLRQRREDIPALAQHFLRRYAQEYERQNLRFSADALRVLVDYDWPGNVRELQNVVERIVSMCLPGQEILPEDMPEELSQRRAANGKAATPYSADLPFHDAKNDAIADFEKEYLRDLLKRHNGNISQAARTAGIDRKTIHRMLAKYDLEGNDDE
- a CDS encoding DinB family protein; the encoded protein is MHPVAAPLAAALGMHTRLYLNCLEGVDDEEAGRRPGERTNSLAFLALHLVDSRHFAARLLGVETVANPFAALLEGVSGIDGLARLPPLAEIRTAWSEVSAALEARLGALTADELGAPSPQRFPLDDPSVAGALAFLVTHDAYHVGQMALIRKYLGHAPMRYT